A genomic region of Cyprinus carpio isolate SPL01 chromosome B11, ASM1834038v1, whole genome shotgun sequence contains the following coding sequences:
- the LOC109049903 gene encoding R3H domain-containing protein 4-like isoform X2: MVLLNSDSGEEQDLILNEPRCSSLPSSPAKRASPAKKKQFFINQAIRNSDLTPRAKGKKSLRRQENTRFLDNLLERDECSREDGEGCETALPTIFTEACTSGNYVEYWSDFMNRSGEEQERLLALLEEEARRTHSNKSHKDQREVNPAISAQECFQRIDRRLRATLRRRQIPMGVLEGLESDLLGFFMADPHSIYITKLSNSYERLLLHAICQYMDLTSATAFKA; this comes from the exons ATGGTTTTGTTAAATAGCGATAGCGGTGAGGAACAGGATTTAAT CCTAAATGAGCCGCGCTGCTCATCTCTACCCAGCTCTCCTGCTAAACGTGCTTCTCCAGCCAAAAAGAAGCAGTTCTTTATTAACCAGGCCATTCGTAACTCTGACCTCACTCCCAGAGCCAAGGGCAAGAAGAGTCTGAGACGACAGGAAAACA CTCGTTTTCTTGACAATCTTTTGGAACGGGACGAGTGCTCTAGAGAGGATGGTGAAGGATGTGAAACAGCCTTGCCCACCATCTTCACTGAAGCCTGCACCAGTGGAAACTATGTGGAG TACTGGAGTGATTTTATGAATCGTTCTGGGGAGGAGCAAGAGCGACTGTTGGCTCTGCTGGAGGAGGAGGCCCGGAGGACCCACTCCAACAAGAGCCATAAAGACCAAAGAGAAG TAAATCCTGCCATCAGTGCTCAGGAATGTTTTCAGAGAATTGATCGGCGGCTGCGTGCCACGCTGAGACGCAGACAGATTCCCATG GGAGTGTTGGAGGGTCTGGAGTCCGATCTGCTGGGATTCTTCATGGCAGATCCGCACTCAATTTACATTACCAAACTCAGCAACAG TTATGAGCGACTGCTGCTTCATGCTATCTGCCAGTACATGGATCTGACCTCTGCTA CTGCATTTAAAGCCTga
- the LOC109049903 gene encoding R3H domain-containing protein 4-like isoform X1, which translates to MVLLNSDSGEEQDLILNEPRCSSLPSSPAKRASPAKKKQFFINQAIRNSDLTPRAKGKKSLRRQENTRFLDNLLERDECSREDGEGCETALPTIFTEACTSGNYVEYWSDFMNRSGEEQERLLALLEEEARRTHSNKSHKDQREVNPAISAQECFQRIDRRLRATLRRRQIPMGVLEGLESDLLGFFMADPHSIYITKLSNSYERLLLHAICQYMDLTSASSDCDGARQTEVVNKQEEFLPPQPLLSAYLEQLS; encoded by the exons ATGGTTTTGTTAAATAGCGATAGCGGTGAGGAACAGGATTTAAT CCTAAATGAGCCGCGCTGCTCATCTCTACCCAGCTCTCCTGCTAAACGTGCTTCTCCAGCCAAAAAGAAGCAGTTCTTTATTAACCAGGCCATTCGTAACTCTGACCTCACTCCCAGAGCCAAGGGCAAGAAGAGTCTGAGACGACAGGAAAACA CTCGTTTTCTTGACAATCTTTTGGAACGGGACGAGTGCTCTAGAGAGGATGGTGAAGGATGTGAAACAGCCTTGCCCACCATCTTCACTGAAGCCTGCACCAGTGGAAACTATGTGGAG TACTGGAGTGATTTTATGAATCGTTCTGGGGAGGAGCAAGAGCGACTGTTGGCTCTGCTGGAGGAGGAGGCCCGGAGGACCCACTCCAACAAGAGCCATAAAGACCAAAGAGAAG TAAATCCTGCCATCAGTGCTCAGGAATGTTTTCAGAGAATTGATCGGCGGCTGCGTGCCACGCTGAGACGCAGACAGATTCCCATG GGAGTGTTGGAGGGTCTGGAGTCCGATCTGCTGGGATTCTTCATGGCAGATCCGCACTCAATTTACATTACCAAACTCAGCAACAG TTATGAGCGACTGCTGCTTCATGCTATCTGCCAGTACATGGATCTGACCTCTGCTA GCTCTGACTGTGATGGTGCTCGACAGACTGAGGTGGTCAACAAACAGGAAGAGTTCCTCCCTCCACAGCCTCTGCTCTCTGCCTACCTGGAGCAGTTGAGCTGA